A DNA window from Sediminitomix flava contains the following coding sequences:
- a CDS encoding RagB/SusD family nutrient uptake outer membrane protein gives MKKLLNAILLGLIFLSVACSGVLDIEPTDIIDNDKAITEVKDLESAVLGVYSRLPKATEIRSNALPSDNVKLSETNNGDGNTEYNWAYTADDDLGAWFTYYNALFTANAVLEAIPTLESENNDEDALKRKAEGELLILRAYIHMRLLLNFAEDLHTGVSLGVPIMTKVEEGSPSRNTVDEVYTQIITDAENGKALLQNDQTDITRLTSLAANAIQAKAAFYTERWEDAIFYSTEVLKQKPIVSASNYPFMWTSDENEDEVIFKFKQIGVGGVFELSSGFPKFTASLDLVNIYDLNDVRRDATVVLQQGEYFVNKYRRTDSNSPLSSDVKVFRSSELLLMRAEAYYNQGDESDALDDLNTLRSERIIGFLGGTESGGALEFAIALERRKELAFEGVRFSDFSRTNTTIIRGDVAPFSPDQLSSTDKRMRFPIPQAELFANENMEQNPKWTN, from the coding sequence ATGAAAAAACTACTCAATGCTATTTTACTCGGACTCATCTTTCTTAGTGTAGCGTGTTCGGGTGTACTGGATATCGAACCCACAGATATAATTGACAACGACAAGGCTATTACCGAGGTTAAAGATTTAGAATCTGCAGTCCTTGGAGTGTATAGCCGCTTACCTAAAGCAACAGAAATACGCTCAAATGCTTTGCCTTCAGATAATGTGAAACTTTCAGAAACTAATAATGGAGATGGCAATACGGAATATAATTGGGCATATACAGCAGATGATGATTTAGGAGCTTGGTTTACCTATTACAATGCTCTATTTACTGCAAATGCAGTTTTGGAAGCAATTCCTACCCTCGAATCAGAGAATAATGATGAAGATGCTTTGAAAAGGAAGGCAGAAGGAGAACTCTTGATTTTAAGGGCATATATACACATGCGTTTGTTGTTGAATTTTGCAGAAGACTTGCATACAGGTGTTTCATTAGGTGTCCCGATTATGACTAAAGTAGAAGAAGGTTCTCCTAGCAGAAATACAGTAGATGAAGTTTATACACAGATTATCACAGATGCAGAAAATGGAAAAGCCTTATTGCAAAATGATCAGACTGATATTACAAGGTTGACATCATTAGCCGCGAATGCAATTCAAGCAAAAGCAGCTTTTTATACAGAAAGGTGGGAAGACGCAATCTTTTATAGTACAGAAGTTCTGAAACAAAAACCTATCGTATCTGCGTCAAACTATCCTTTTATGTGGACAAGTGATGAAAATGAGGATGAAGTAATTTTCAAGTTTAAACAAATTGGAGTTGGAGGTGTATTTGAGCTTTCTTCAGGATTTCCAAAGTTTACTGCTTCACTTGACCTTGTAAATATTTATGATCTAAATGATGTCCGTAGAGATGCTACTGTGGTATTGCAACAAGGAGAATACTTTGTCAATAAATACAGAAGAACAGATAGTAATAGTCCTTTATCATCAGATGTGAAGGTATTTAGAAGTAGTGAATTATTACTGATGAGAGCTGAAGCATATTACAACCAGGGAGATGAAAGTGATGCATTAGATGATTTGAATACTTTGAGATCAGAAAGAATAATAGGATTTCTTGGAGGTACAGAATCAGGAGGTGCTTTAGAGTTTGCAATTGCATTGGAAAGACGTAAAGAATTGGCTTTTGAGGGAGTGCGTTTTTCAGATTTCTCTCGCACAAATACAACGATCATCAGAGGGGATGTAGCTCCTTTTAGCCCAGACCAATTATCATCGACTGATAAACGTATGCGATTCCCAATTCCTCAAGCAGAACTTTTTGCGAATGAGAATATGGAGCAAAACCCAAAATGGACCAATTAA